In Thunnus thynnus chromosome 4, fThuThy2.1, whole genome shotgun sequence, a genomic segment contains:
- the LOC137182228 gene encoding LOW QUALITY PROTEIN: transcription factor HES-4-like (The sequence of the model RefSeq protein was modified relative to this genomic sequence to represent the inferred CDS: deleted 1 base in 1 codon; substituted 1 base at 1 genomic stop codon): MKPAEIRFSLQRPLQHRDPAMAPTITAAMTNSQDHLNLTHKLRKPLVEMLNRKXINSSTEQLKSLLGPEFVKQQPDSKLDKADILEMTVCFLTQLQQQNQQQGRLLNHFNKLQSSSDKNLREADFSPLSSTVQTSITKEKSPVNSTLWRPW, encoded by the exons ATGAAACCAGCAGAGATCAGATTCTCTCTACAGAGAcctctacagcacagagatcCAGCTATGGCACCTACAATCACTGCAGCAATGACCAACTCTCAGGACCATCTGAATCTGACCCACAAG ctcagaAAGCCTCTGGTGGAGATGTTG AACAGAAAGTGAATCAACAGCAGCACTGAGCAGCTCAAGTCTCTCCTGGGTCCAGAGTTCGTCAAACAGCAGCCAGACTCCAAGCTGGATAAAGCAGACATCCTGGAGATGACAGTTTGCTTCCtgacacagctgcagcagcagaatcaACAGCAAGGAAGACTGCTGAACCACttcaacaagctgcagtctTCCTCTGATAAGAACCTGAGAGAGGCTGACTTCTCTCCTCTGAGCTCCACAGTCCAGACCAGCATCACCAAAGAGAAGAGTCCAGTCAACAGCACCCTCTGGAGGCCGTGGTAG
- the LOC137182230 gene encoding transcription factor HES-5-like, producing MKPAEIRFSLQRPLQHRDPAMAPTITATMTNSQDHLTLTHKLRKPLVEKLRRERINSSIEQLKSLLGPEFLKQQPDSKLEKADILEMTVCFLRRLQQKHQAVHSAAVDQGYSRCVQEVAHFLSKEKVMTQSQSQLLNHFNKLQSSSDKNLREADLSPLSSTVQTSITKEKSPVNSALWRPW from the exons ATGAAGCCAGCAGAGATCAGATTCTCTCTACAGAGAcctctacagcacagagatcCAGCTATGGCACCTACAATCACTGCAACAATGACCAACTCTCAGGACCATCTGACTCTGACTCACAAG CTCAGAAAGCCTCTGGTGGAGAAGTTACGCAGAGAACGAATCAACAGCAGCATTGAGCAGCTCAAGTCTCTCCTGGGTCCAGAGTTCCTCAAACAGCAGCCAGACTCCAAGCTGGAGAAAGCAGACATCCTGGAGATGACAGTTTGCTTCCTGAGACGACTGCAGCAAAAACATCAAGCTGTTCACTCAGCAGCTGTGGATCAGGGCTACTCCAGGTGTGTCCAAGAAGTGGCACACTTCCTGTCCAAGGAAAAGGTGATGACACAGTCCCAGAGTCAACTGCTGAACCACttcaacaagctgcagtctTCCTCTGATAAGAACCTGAGAGAGGCTGACTTGTCTCCTCTGAGCTCCACAGTCCAGACCAGCATCACCAAAGAGAAGAGTCCAGTCAACAGCGCCCTCTGGAGGCCGTGGTAG
- the LOC137182232 gene encoding transcription factor HES-4-like, with protein sequence MKPAEIRFSLQRPLQHRDPAMAPTITAAMTNSQDHLTLTHKLRKPLVEKLRRERINSSIEQLKSLLGPEFVKQQPDSKLEKADILEMTVCFLTQLQQQNQQQGRLLNHFNKLQSFSDKNLREADLSPLSSTVQTSITKEKSPVNSALWRPW encoded by the exons ATGAAGCCAGCAGAGATCAGATTCTCTCTACAGAGAcctctacagcacagagatcCAGCTATGGCACCTACAATCACTGCAGCAATGACCAACTCTCAGGACCATCTGACTCTGACTCACAAG CTCAGAAAGCCTCTGGTGGAGAAATTACGCAGAGAGCGAATCAACAGCAGCATTGAGCAGCTCAAGTCTCTCCTGGGTCCAGAGTTCGTCAAACAGCAGCCAGACTCCAAGCTGGAGAAAGCAGACATCCTGGAGATGACAGTTTGCTTCCtgacacagctgcagcagcagaatcaACAGCAAGGAAGACTGCTGAACCACttcaacaagctgcagtctTTCTCTGATAAGAACCTGAGAGAGGCTGACTTGTCTCCTCTGAGCTCCACAGTCCAGACCAGCATCACCAAAGAGAAGAGTCCAGTCAACAGCGCCCTCTGGAGGCCGTGGTAG